Below is a genomic region from Trichoderma asperellum chromosome 2, complete sequence.
CGGGGTAGAGGGCCCGATACAGAACTACTCGGAGATGCAATTGACAAAGCAGTCCGATATCTACAACGCCTTTGCCGGTGTTGCTCGTCAAATTCGGATGCAGTTGAATTGCGACATATGTCACGGCCTCCCCGTCAAGTACTTCGACTGGCTCCTCTTATGGCATCCGCTTAAAAAGGAGCAAATTCGCCGTGAGGGAGCCCCTAGTTGGTCATGGTCTGGCTGGCAGGGCGGCGCATTTCCACGCATGTGGGACTGGTACACTCGCGATATGAAAGCCATCCGAAAGGCCCTGAGACGTAGGACTTGGATCGTCTGGTATCATAGACACGGCCCCCACAGCACTCGCTGTAGCCTTGTGCACAAGCACGGGAGAATGTCAGAAGACTCCCAACGAAACTTCTATGGCGGGCCCATTAGAAAGCGATTCTCCTTTGACTGCTCGCAGACAGAGCCAACTCCGCGTACGTTGACTGAGTTTGAGCCTACGGAATACTACTTCGACGTCATTAGCACACGGCCATACTCTGGCTACCTGCAATTCTGGACGGTATCAGCCGTATTCGAAATAGCCGAGACCAAAACGCCATGGCCAGAGAAGGGAGGGCCGCCTCCAGGGAAGCAGCttggcatctttggcaagTCGGGAGACGAGCTCGGCTTGATCATGGTGCCCACGTCATGGCTTAAAGGCAATCCAGCGCCATGCAAGCGGGAATTCCTATTGATCTGCGAGGCTCGAGATTTAAGGGTAGCGGGTAGGAAGGATATGGACGTGGATGATCATGAGTGGCGTTACCGCGTGATGCTGGTAGAGCCGAAGGCAAAGGGGGAGTATTATGAAAGAGTGACGATTGGGTCTATTGGAAGAGGGGACGAGATGGATTCTTTTGGCGAGGGGCCATGCTGGAAAGAGTTTATCCTGGGATGAGCAAGTTGGATAAGGGggaagaagttgaagttgaagttgaGGTCGTCATGTGACCTTGCTGGCATAAACTTTCTACAGCATATAAGATAGGCAGGAGGCAGATTGAAGGCTTGGCATCTAgtctactacctacctaggtaagGTAGTATACAGCATTCTTCACCAAGATATCCACAAGTTCACAAAAGATATGAGATCGCGATAGtcacaaaagaaaatcatgTAAATCGTTCTCGACAAATTGTCAATTAAATCAAACTAACAAAATATCTGGGCCGCAAGCGTACCGATACATAATATATGTACTCcaaaacatcatcatctacTCCCTCATATGTACAGAGCCTCCAATCCAATCATCTCCCAAAAAAACGCCAATTCCGTGATTACCCACCGCGGGCATCCGTTTCCCTTTTGCTGCTTTACCAACCTAAtgtcagaagaagaaatcgcTCTATGTTTTGTGTTTTGTAAATAAGAAAGCGTGTCCATGCGCAGCCAGCGCAAACTAGTTTCCCCAAGCCAAATCCCGTCCGTCTAAATCCgtaaaaggagagaaaataaagaaaatgaaaagtaATATCAACCCAACCCAACACAACCAAAAGGTATCAAGATTAGTACAGTGGTTGATATGGTATCAAGTGCCAAGGTAGATCAAAAAGTGTAAACCAACAACAACTGTAAGTAAAAGGTGTTTGTAGCTTAATAGCGAGTCGGAAAGGTGACGTCGACGTTTATGATGGCGTCCCCCTTTCCTCCAAGCTGTTGCCTTCGAAGCTGTATAGACGAACCTCTCCGTCTTCACTGCCACTTGCCATTCGACTGTCGCTTAGTCCAACGCAGGTCACTGGGCCGGCATGGCCCGTAAAGCTACGCTCACATTTGCCTGAGCGAGGCTCCCAGATCTTGGTCATGGAGTCATTAGCACCAGTGACAACGCGGAGGGTATCGCCAACAAGACCCCAGATGCCCTCGACGTGGCCAAACATGCTGCGAATGCACTTGCCAGTGGCAACATCCCACAATCGTACAGTGTTGTCGAGGCCACCTGTGAGCATGTAACGTGGAGGTAAGGGGCGAGAAGAATCCGAGAAACCGGGTCCAAACGCAGTACGGCTGTCGGGCGCCTGCTCTGGCAAGGGTACCGGCGAGTCACCTCGTCCGCTGGTTGCCGATGCAGCATCTCCTACGTCAGCGTTAGGATCCTCATCCGGCTCAAAATCGGGAGGCATTAGCAAAATTTGCTGAACCTGGCCAACGTGTCCCAAATAAGTCTTGAGGCACTGCTTCGAATCCAGATCCCACAGCTTGACAGTAAGATCGTCAGAGGCCGAGAATACGGTGCGGGATGCGGAATCGATGCGCACGTGGTTGACCCAGTCGGAATGGCCTCGCAGAGTCCAAGTCTGCTTGGTGTCGAAATTGAAGATCTTGACCGTCTTGTCAATGGACCCAGAAGCAAGCTTGCATCCATCGAAATGGATAGACAAGACGCCATCGGTGTGGCCCTGAAGAGTACTGATGCACTCGCCTGTGTGCCAGTTCCAAATCTTGATAGTTTTGTCAAAGCTTCCGCTGATCAGCTTGCCGTCGTCAAACTGCAGAGTCCTAATCGTCGAGGTATGTCCACGCAGCGTGCGAATGCATTCTCCCGTCTCGACATTCCAGATCTTGATGGTAGTGTCGTAAGATCCCGTCGCCAAGATGTTGTGATCAAACTGCAGGCAGGTAACGCCGTTCTCATGACCCTTGAACGTCCTAATAGAGCATCGTCCCGTCTTCCAGTTGTATCCGACCTTGTAGCGGTCCCGATATACGTCCTTCCACGGTCGAAACTTTCGTTCTTCGTCGAGTTGCGCTCGGCCGTTGGCTGGTGAAGTTTGGACTCGTGATCGTTTGGCGCCGCTATCGTCGCGGACCACCATGGCTCGCTTGTTGGAGCCTTGGGCGGCGGGAGCTGAGGCTGGCTCAGCCGACTGCTCGGCGCTTCGAGTGGGTGGGTTCGCATGCGCGGTATGTTGATGTCGGTTCCAGGCCATGAGTTTTTTTCGCTCCAGTAGCGGCAGGCCCCAGCCACACTTTGTGCACTTTCGGTCAATGTGTTGTTCGCACATTCGGTGCCAGACGACGTCATCGTCAGCCAGGTCCCGCCAGCGGCGGCTGACCTGCGCAGCCTTGCATAGAGAAACGGTATCCAAGTTGCAGAGGATCTTGTACGATAATTCTACAGGCAATGTGGCGATGAAGTCAATCTTGAGCTGCTCCTGAACTTCGCGGGAGACGGTCGAGAGCTGGGGAAAGCAGCATTGGGTGATGATGCCCTGCAGCATGAGTTCGCGATGCTTAGCAGGCGCGGCTGAGAAGAGGGACCAAACATGGGTAATGGCCTCTTGATCTGTAGATGGGAGGTTGTTGAGCTCCTACAAggcaagaaggggaaaatTGGTTGTTAGCAAAGTGACATGTCAGGCAGGCTGAGCAGGGATGCTATTGCGATTTCAGTGGCAACATACCCGTTGAATGGTACCCATCTTGGTCTCATCCGCTGCCCGGCGACACTTGGAGTCGGGACGATGACGGTAGCAATACTTGGTGTTGGGGTCTTTGATGTGTACCAATGCATTACTGGGATTCGTCTTGTCCTCTTTCTTTAGGTTCTTGCCGACGGGGGCGTACAGGCCGGGAATGTGTTCTTTGAGGAAGGGACTGAGGGTCTTGCCGGCGAGATCGAAGGGCATTTTGATCAGTCCTTTGGAGGgggtttcttcttcgccctcgCGGCGCCGCTCGCAGTTGTCTCTCGATGGCGGATGGGAAGAGGACTGGTAGGCAGCTGTGGAAGCAGAGTTGGAGGCGGGCACAGATtcagagaaggagatggacGTTGAGGGGAGTGTTGTCACTGTGGAGGTCGAGAGGGCGGGCGAGGGCGACGCTGAAGGCGCTGTTGATGTCAgagaagcagcggcagctgcATTGGCCGCCGAAGGAGACTCATAATGGGATCGAGATAGagtggaggagagagagtTCGGCTCGTGGCCGGCGGCAGTTGACAGGGACTCCATGGTTCTAATATGCGGTGAGAGGCCTTATCGCACGACGCAAAGGTTAATTGGGATTGCGAGCGGCCAGGCGGCTCATGCGCTGCCAGGCAAAGGCGATTGCGTGCTCCGGGCTTGGTATGTTTGAGACACCACCCCAAGGCGTGCTGCTGCGTCCTGGCAGAAGGGTCCCCGTCTGCTCACGGCGCTGAGAGAAAGGGTCCGTGGGCTTGGAGACGATACGAACACGACCGAAGACGCAGGACGGCCGTTGTCGAGTCGGGTTGAGGGTCGCGGATAACGAATAGAAGCTCTAGCTGGTGGCGCCGCTGGTGGTGAAGATGGTGAAATAAGCCAGAGGTGGTATCTGGACGGGCGAATAAGCGGCAATCTGGCGAGGTCGACGGATCGAAGCAGGTATATGCAGCAGTTCCTGTCCCTCACACGACACAACGCTGCAGCTGGACAGAGAGAGAATGGTTTGATAGGGTACTCGGCACCGGAGGGGATGGAGGAGGATCCAGGCAGGGGACGATGGTTGGCAGAAGCGGCGAAGATCGATTGACAATATAGATGGGACGCTGAAAAATGATCGCAGCAAAGTCAGCAGGCGCTAGACGGAGAGCCGTGGCTGCAAATGCCCGCTAGCTGTAGCAGTGCTTGGGTGCTATGGGGCCGAAATGGCGTTATCGAGCAGCGTGCGTGGCTCGCTAAAGCTTAACGGATGGGGCGCTAGGAAGAGAGCCCTACAGAGGGCCTCTGGAAGCACTACGGGGAGCCTATGAGAGCGCTGGCGGACGCTGCGAAGGGCCAGGGAGCGCTCAAGAGCCCCACCCCGACGACCCGATGGTGGTGACAGGCCCAGAGGTGAGGTTTGCCGCTAGGACAGGTAGCGGAGGATCTCTTTAGTCATAAAAGTCTCCAGCAGccccaaagaaaaagaggcaggCGAAGAGAAAAATCGGCGAGGAGAAAAATCTTAACAAATCCCCAAGTTTAGCCTTGTTTTCGCTCATTTTCGCCTCCTTGCGTGCTGTCCACGTGCTCACTAGCGGGCCTGACATAAGCCATTTGCACAACTTCTACGGAGTGCTAGTGACTGCGAACACCTGGCCGGAGCCGAAACTGAATCTCGCCATCGACGCCATGGAGCACAACAGCGCGGCTCCGAGTCCCGACTAGCAGCTCCAGGAGCCGCGACGATCCTCGATAGGCACCGCGCAGAATCTCCGACAGCCGCTGAGCAGCACAATCAGGCCAGGGATGCTTGATAGTACATAGTAGCTGATACGAATCCTTGGCTGGATCCTCTGACCTCAGCTGATGGGTGTGACGGCGGCATCGTTCGCTGCAGCGACGGATATCCCAGCGCTCGGTCAGCCATCCATTCCTTATATACGACCTCGTCATGCCTTACTACGCCTTACTACACCATTATGCTGCTCCTAGTAGCATCCAGACGGCTCGACCCTGGCGCTGGCTCAATCTGGGCGACTGCAACTCTATTTCCTGTCATCCCGCTGCGCCAGCTTCCTCAAGCAGAGGTCCTTCGATGCAGGGCCGAGATGGTCTTCCACAGTTACCTCCTAGTCGGAGAAAGTTGCTCGACACCCTCTAGTTTCGACCCATCCACCGCATACCCGAAATAAGGgtgtgctgctgttgcgacTAGCACGAGCACTACAGAGACTTGGCTCTACCAGTGTGGCTTCGTTTTCTCACTCGACTTgagattaatttattaaactgGAGCCCTGCCGACCtgtcctcctgctgcccatGGGGTCGAGCCTTTTGTTTTCGATTGTCGATCTCTGGTTagcgatttttttcttcccaacGACCACCTAAGCCTAGCCCCTTGATAGTTCCACGTCGCTTCTTCGACTCGACTCAGACACGCTTCGGCTGGCCGCTGGCACCGCCGGGATGGCGCAATCGTCACCCGCGAAGGCGTTTCGATCCCTCGCCGCCATTCCGTTGGGTGGCTGCACAAGCTCAAAATAGCGCCCCGAAACTTTTGTCGCTGGctaattgcagcagcagaaagagtGAAAAACGACCCATTGGCCATGTTTAAATTTTCAGGAGTCTGTTATCACTGCTGTCGGTGCTGATCCTTTCGCGCGCGATgtttcgctgctgctgctgctgctgctacaaaTACGCCCTTGATAAAATGCCATAGCACAACAGGGATCTGACCTGACTGGGTTCTTTTGGCGTTGCTTGTGTCTTGAacatcgacatcgacatcgacatcaGATCAGCATCAGCGTTTGCAAGTATGTCAAATGAAGAGGGAATTAGGACGTCGAACGAGTGTGCTCTCTTTACGGAACTCCGTACCCTAATAGGGATGCATATAACCAGTACGCTTCAACCATCACGTATGCGCTACTTTATGCTTTGTGCTTGTACCTTCTTGCGTCTTGTGTTACACACCATGGGCGACGATGGCATCTCCTATTGAGCAATCCCAAGGGACGGCATGCACTGCAACATCATCGCCACGATTTGTCACTTATGCACATGATGGCGACATGACGGATGGACCATTCTCGATTTCAAATCGGCTAGCCAGTTGGCAAGAACAAGGTCTATATGGGAACAAAAAGTCTCCGAAACGTCCGTTACTTCAGGGCGCAAGGAAGTCAGTTTAGGCTTTGCTGCGCTAAGCTATGATTCACCCAATTCCCCCCTTATCTCGAACCGAAGTCATGTACGACGGATAGTATTGGCTGGCGATAGACACCCTCATCACGGGATGGGTCGCACCGTCCAACTTTTGGCCCAAGCCGTTAATTCTCGAGGTTTATGGCAATCATCGGGACAACTAGCACCATGAGGCTCTTACTATACATACAGACCTCGTGTTCGTATCTGGCTCTTGCATGTCTGTTGTGCTCCCAACGTAAGCGAGCGGTGCTAGTACAGGCGGAATATCTGGTATAGTCGCATTCTTCGAGACCCTTCCAGTCCAGACCCAGTATCCCTCCACACAATAGTAGTATGCTAGGTACTAATGTAATACGGGGTCTGGGGAAGAATCCGGCGATGGTGGGCTTCATTCTAGTCCCCCCTttcggaggaggagcagctccCGAAGCTGGCTTAGATGCAAGTACACCGGGTGGCTATCGCCCAGAACCATTTCCGTAACAGGCACGGCAGCATCGTAGACCTCGAGTACATCTGCCAGCTGTCCAATCTGTTCTGTCCAGTCTGTTCGTAGAAATCCACGTAGCTTATAGGCGAGAAATCAGTCTCGAGATCTTATATATCAAAGACGTCAGGTCTGCCTTGAGCAACTCGATCTCGCTCCTGAGATCCTACCAGGCTCTACCGCTCCGCTGGACCCGGAGCCCGGCTTCCGATTCGTCCATATTGGTGCCGAACCCAACGGCAtagcagaagaaaagaacgTCGACAAGCTTGAGCACGTAGCTGAGCTTTTCGTTAAAGAAGGACTGGCTGATGCGGCTTGGCCTCCGCAGTCTGCGGTCGTTTCGTCCTATGTTATGGGGAGGAAGTCTGCTTGTTTGTCTTGAGCTGTTGCGAGCAGTGGTAAAAGATTGATAAGTGAATTACTGGCTGTATTTGTTAACCGCATGATTGTTGATCTTGTTTGTTGCTGCTTACTGTAGCGGATGATTCGACGGCTCCGCTGCTTGCGATGTAGGCGATTAAACTGGCTGATTCACCTAAATCAGCTGCGATTCCGAAGATTTTACCGAGGTCTACTGAAATGCCGGATGTTTGGCCTAGGTCGACTGAGATCCCAGCACTTTAAGACTCTGCCCTCTGTGTGGCTGATGAAGATGCTGTCCACGAGTCATACCCATACATGATTAGTACAGTTGACTTGAGCACAGGTACATCTAACCGATTAGAGATGTTGTACTGCTTTAGCAAATGAGCTTAGACACACAGTAGCTGATATCGTAGTCTTAGTGCAGTCTTGGAGAAAATCATATAGAGTAAGTCTGCATATTTACGAGTAGGTACATGCATATCAACAACGAGAGTAATATGTGAGGCAGTACGCGAACCAGCACTACCATCCCCGATGCGTGTCTCATGCAGAGAGGCAGAATAGGATACGAACTTCTATTAGCTCTGTTTCTCTGCAAAGTATATGTCATGTATGAGTACATCATGCGGGCTATGCGTCTACCAAGGAGTGGATCTCGGAGAAATTCATCTCACTCTTTCTGAGGCTGTAGCCTTGTCTATGTCTTATCATATTCATCTGTTTGCATCCATCATTTATGTTTTCGTATATTGCCAGCATGCTACAACCCGACTCCCTGTGTCGTAACATCAACAACTTTCTCCATATCCAACGACAAAAGTCCACATCACTATCTTTATGGAACTTCCCCCGTCAGACAAGCCAAACTCGAAGGGGCATATCTCTCGCCCATCTCCTTTGGCAGCTCCCTTCTTCGCCAAACTCGTCAGCCTAGCAGTTTCATCCTTTACCTTGGGCAGCTTCGTCTCTGCCGTCTACCACCACATCTCATTGATCTGTGTATAGAAAAGCTGAGAGATGATGCGCCAGAGGCCGATTTATACTAAAGCTGCTCCCAAGGGGGATGCATCGTGGATGCGAGAAATCTACCTTTTAAGGCTTTCCTTGTCGTTCTGGATAGCGGTATAAGTTTGCTTCAAGCCAGAGTCAACGTTCATGTCGGTGAATTCGTCGATTCGCCTCGGGTAGTCTCAATTTCCAGAAATGCGAGTAGTCGAGGCTTCGTTCCGTCCTTTGTAGCTGCAATGGGCGTGGAACTTGATATTTCTGTAGTCGCACCCAGGGGATATGTCCTATTATTCTCATCTTGAAGAGACAGCAAGATACCGTGGCTCCAGAAATTCTTGTGAATCTAGAGCGATCCATGCATATTGAACACTGTCAATCCTAATGAGTTGGCAATGTTAAATGGAGCTGCAAGAGGCAGTTTGAATGCTCGTTTGGTCCAAGTCCTCAGAACGAAGCTGGTCTTCGTATTCGTGATGCTCACCTATAACTTGTCGCTGATCCCTGGTGGTTCCAGCGTCCCAATTGGAACCTTTCCGCCCCAACCCCTTCCCCAGCAAAACCTCCTTAAATCTCGGCGAAATCTAAAGGCACTCGATTTTTAACAGGTTCCATTGTTTGATCACGGACTTCTTACCAGTGCCTTTTAACGAAGTGTTCTCAACGACATTGTGTATGACTTCCAGAAAACAGACAATTATTTCACCAGATAACACCTTGGTAGATGCATGAGAATCCCATATAAACAAATCACCGCCCTGTGTAGCTCAGTAATTATACTTCCCCCTGCCCGTTGCCAAGCTAGTGACTTTGAAGCGAC
It encodes:
- the SCON2 gene encoding E3 ubiquitin ligase complex SCF subunit scon-2 yields the protein MESLSTAAGHEPNSLSSTLSRSHYESPSAANAAAAASLTSTAPSASPSPALSTSTVTTLPSTSISFSESVPASNSASTAAYQSSSHPPSRDNCERRREGEEETPSKGLIKMPFDLAGKTLSPFLKEHIPGLYAPVGKNLKKEDKTNPSNALVHIKDPNTKYCYRHRPDSKCRRAADETKMGTIQRELNNLPSTDQEAITHVWSLFSAAPAKHRELMLQGIITQCCFPQLSTVSREVQEQLKIDFIATLPVELSYKILCNLDTVSLCKAAQVSRRWRDLADDDVVWHRMCEQHIDRKCTKCGWGLPLLERKKLMAWNRHQHTAHANPPTRSAEQSAEPASAPAAQGSNKRAMVVRDDSGAKRSRVQTSPANGRAQLDEERKFRPWKDVYRDRYKVGYNWKTGRCSIRTFKGHENGVTCLQFDHNILATGSYDTTIKIWNVETGECIRTLRGHTSTIRTLQFDDGKLISGSFDKTIKIWNWHTGECISTLQGHTDGVLSIHFDGCKLASGSIDKTVKIFNFDTKQTWTLRGHSDWVNHVRIDSASRTVFSASDDLTVKLWDLDSKQCLKTYLGHVGQVQQILLMPPDFEPDEDPNADVGDAASATSGRGDSPVPLPEQAPDSRTAFGPGFSDSSRPLPPRYMLTGGLDNTVRLWDVATGKCIRSMFGHVEGIWGLVGDTLRVVTGANDSMTKIWEPRSGKCERSFTGHAGPVTCVGLSDSRMASGSEDGEVRLYSFEGNSLEERGTPS